A region of Flavobacterium album DNA encodes the following proteins:
- a CDS encoding tetratricopeptide repeat protein — protein sequence MNTKDYIQLLNKPYSLNDKQTGELERILSEFPFLQSARAIYLKGLYNQDSFRYNTELKKTAAYTTDRSVLFDFITSEQFQGVQKKFFDDQEKSVELIAVADSEVVTSPPSPTDKVEESIKRLIEVAGGTDEQVEVQPQPEEIVVPKEPTANEIEEARPEITAAEEKLEIGKPLEFNPQEKHSFAEWLQLSKLAPINREDAPKAPESPEPENSGSLAKKLELIDKFIESNPKIAPVKNSPIPPVSIERSTEDNSSLMTETLAKLYLEQKKYAKAIQAYEILILKYPEKSVFFADRISDIKTLQQNNN from the coding sequence TTGAACACTAAAGACTACATACAACTTTTAAATAAGCCGTATTCGCTGAATGATAAGCAAACAGGCGAGCTGGAACGGATACTTAGTGAGTTCCCGTTCCTGCAAAGTGCGCGCGCCATTTATTTAAAAGGGCTGTACAACCAGGACAGTTTCAGGTACAATACCGAGCTGAAGAAAACCGCTGCCTATACCACGGACAGGTCAGTGCTGTTTGACTTCATTACATCGGAGCAGTTCCAGGGTGTACAGAAAAAATTCTTTGATGATCAGGAAAAATCCGTTGAGCTTATTGCCGTGGCTGATAGTGAGGTTGTCACCTCCCCCCCTTCTCCAACGGACAAGGTTGAAGAATCCATAAAGCGCCTGATTGAAGTTGCCGGTGGAACTGATGAGCAGGTTGAAGTACAACCGCAACCTGAAGAAATTGTAGTGCCGAAAGAGCCGACAGCAAATGAAATTGAGGAAGCCCGGCCTGAAATTACAGCTGCTGAAGAAAAACTTGAAATAGGCAAGCCGCTTGAATTCAACCCCCAGGAAAAACACTCTTTCGCAGAATGGCTGCAGCTTTCGAAGTTAGCGCCCATCAACCGGGAAGATGCACCAAAAGCACCGGAAAGCCCTGAGCCTGAAAACAGCGGTTCATTAGCTAAAAAACTGGAGCTGATAGACAAATTTATAGAAAGCAACCCGAAGATAGCGCCTGTAAAGAACAGCCCGATTCCGCCGGTATCCATTGAGCGCAGCACCGAAGACAATTCGAGCCTGATGACCGAAACCCTGGCGAAGCTTTACCTGGAGCAAAAAAAATATGCAAAAGCCATTCAAGCTTATGAAATTTTAATTTTGAAATATCCGGAAAAAAGTGTTTTCTTTGCAGACCGTATTTCGGACATAAAGACTTTACAACAAAATAACAATTAA
- the secG gene encoding preprotein translocase subunit SecG, producing MVNFSIFLVLITIVSFLLVVVIMVQNPKGGGLSSAVGGTQMMGGVQKTTDFLDKSTWTLAAILIALILLSSLSFSTNLSGEEQIIDESAVPAAKAPATGTPATQPGTAQPQGGTPAPAAQPAN from the coding sequence ATGGTTAACTTTTCAATTTTTCTGGTACTTATAACAATAGTGAGCTTCCTATTGGTAGTCGTAATTATGGTTCAAAACCCTAAAGGCGGCGGCTTGTCTTCTGCAGTTGGCGGAACACAAATGATGGGAGGCGTACAGAAAACCACCGATTTCCTTGATAAAAGTACATGGACACTTGCGGCCATCCTTATTGCGCTTATATTGCTTTCAAGCCTTAGCTTCTCAACAAACCTTTCGGGTGAAGAGCAAATAATCGACGAAAGCGCTGTTCCGGCTGCTAAAGCACCGGCAACGGGAACACCGGCAACACAACCGGGCACTGCACAGCCACAAGGCGGCACTCCGGCTCCGGCAGCACAACCTGCAAATTAA
- a CDS encoding sigma-54 interaction domain-containing protein, which produces MESVQAIKQRFEIIGNDPKLNRAVEKAIQVAPTDISVLVTGESGVGKESIPKIIHALSHRKHGKYIAVNCGAIPEGTIDSELFGHEKGAFTGATGTREGYFEVADGGTIFLDEVGELPLTTQVRLLRVLENGEFIKVGSSQVQKTNVRIVAATNVNMFDAIEKGKFREDLYYRLSTVEIALPPLRERQDDIHLLFRKFSSDFAHKYKMPPIKLDDNAVQMLQNYRWGGNIRQLRNVAEQISVLETNRNISLATLHHYLPEAGTNLPAVVKGQKAESDFSNEREILYKVLFDMKSDLNDLKKLTMELMQNGNTNKVQESNKGLIQKIYGSGVDSHSDFEDLPRPEVFAPQKVQRPEPVEHHEDDDDNYLFAETVEEEETLRLDEKEIELIKKALERNKGKRKAAADELGISERTLYRKIKQFDL; this is translated from the coding sequence ATGGAAAGCGTACAAGCTATTAAACAACGATTTGAAATTATAGGGAACGATCCTAAGCTGAACCGCGCTGTGGAAAAGGCCATACAGGTGGCACCTACCGATATTTCGGTACTGGTTACGGGCGAGAGCGGTGTAGGTAAGGAAAGTATCCCGAAAATCATACATGCCCTGTCGCACAGGAAGCATGGCAAATATATTGCCGTAAACTGCGGTGCCATTCCCGAAGGGACTATCGACAGTGAGCTTTTCGGGCACGAGAAAGGGGCATTTACAGGGGCTACCGGTACCCGTGAAGGCTATTTTGAAGTAGCCGACGGCGGTACTATTTTCCTTGATGAAGTAGGCGAACTGCCGCTTACCACTCAGGTAAGGCTGCTGCGTGTATTGGAGAACGGCGAGTTCATCAAAGTAGGTTCGTCGCAGGTGCAAAAGACCAATGTTCGAATTGTGGCTGCAACCAACGTAAATATGTTCGATGCTATCGAGAAAGGCAAGTTCCGTGAGGACCTGTATTACCGTTTGAGCACTGTGGAGATAGCGTTACCGCCGCTTCGTGAAAGGCAGGACGACATACATCTGCTGTTCCGCAAGTTTTCCTCCGACTTTGCCCATAAATACAAAATGCCGCCTATAAAGCTGGATGATAATGCCGTGCAGATGCTGCAAAATTACCGCTGGGGCGGAAATATCCGCCAATTGCGCAATGTAGCCGAGCAGATCTCCGTTTTAGAGACGAACCGTAATATTTCGCTGGCTACGCTGCATCACTATTTACCCGAAGCGGGGACAAACCTGCCCGCTGTCGTAAAAGGGCAGAAAGCAGAAAGCGACTTCAGCAACGAACGGGAGATACTATATAAGGTGCTGTTCGACATGAAAAGCGACCTGAACGACCTGAAGAAGCTCACAATGGAACTCATGCAGAACGGCAATACCAACAAGGTGCAGGAATCCAACAAAGGGCTGATACAAAAAATATACGGTTCGGGCGTAGATAGCCACAGCGATTTTGAAGACCTGCCAAGGCCTGAAGTATTTGCGCCGCAAAAGGTACAAAGGCCGGAACCGGTGGAGCATCATGAGGACGATGATGACAACTACCTTTTCGCCGAGACCGTTGAGGAAGAAGAGACACTGAGGCTTGACGAAAAGGAGATCGAGCTTATAAAAAAAGCGCTGGAACGCAACAAAGGAAAGCGCAAGGCCGCTGCCGACGAACTCGGTATATCTGAACGGACACTGTACCGGAAAATAAAACAATTTGACTTATAG
- a CDS encoding LptE family protein has protein sequence MKHIKILMVLAVLFTLSGCSVYNFTGTGKIDAKTFQVNYFQNNAELVEPGIERTFTQRLQNLILNQTNLSLTTSGGDLVYEGEIVEYRVSPMTATANQRASQNRLTISVMVRFTNKNKEDDNFEKRFSFYHDYAGDNLPTGPTLTAALEDIFERITQDIFNESLAKW, from the coding sequence ATGAAGCATATAAAAATTTTGATGGTGCTGGCCGTATTATTTACGCTGAGCGGCTGTTCTGTATACAATTTTACGGGTACGGGCAAGATCGACGCAAAGACGTTCCAGGTAAATTATTTCCAGAATAATGCCGAACTGGTAGAGCCGGGTATCGAGCGTACCTTTACGCAAAGACTGCAAAACCTGATACTGAACCAGACCAACCTTAGCCTCACCACATCCGGCGGCGACCTGGTTTATGAAGGGGAAATCGTGGAATACCGTGTGAGTCCGATGACCGCAACGGCTAATCAAAGGGCATCGCAGAACAGGCTCACGATATCAGTAATGGTGCGCTTTACGAACAAGAATAAAGAAGATGATAACTTCGAGAAGCGCTTCAGCTTCTACCATGATTACGCAGGCGACAACCTGCCAACGGGACCTACACTTACAGCGGCGCTGGAAGACATCTTTGAAAGGATAACCCAGGATATATTTAATGAATCGCTTGCGAAATGGTAA
- a CDS encoding co-chaperone GroES, translating to MALNIKPLSDRVLIEPVAAETQTASGIFIPDTAKEKPQKGIVVAVGNGTKDHDMTVKVGDTVLYGKYAGTELKFEGKDYLIMKEEEIFAVI from the coding sequence ATGGCTTTAAACATTAAACCCCTTTCAGACCGTGTTCTGATCGAACCGGTTGCTGCAGAAACACAAACTGCTTCTGGAATTTTTATTCCTGACACTGCTAAAGAAAAACCGCAAAAAGGAATTGTCGTAGCCGTAGGTAACGGTACTAAAGACCACGACATGACCGTGAAGGTAGGCGACACCGTTTTGTATGGCAAATATGCAGGCACCGAATTGAAATTTGAAGGTAAGGACTACCTAATCATGAAAGAAGAAGAGATCTTCGCAGTAATCTAA